The Piliocolobus tephrosceles isolate RC106 chromosome 3, ASM277652v3, whole genome shotgun sequence genome has a window encoding:
- the LSM6 gene encoding U6 snRNA-associated Sm-like protein LSm6 — translation MSLRKQTPSDFLKQIIGRPVVVKLNSGVDYRGVLACLDGYMNIALEQTEEYVNGQLKNKYGDAFIRGNNVLYISTQKRRM, via the exons ATGAGTCTTCGGAAGCAAACCCCTAGTGACTTCTTAAAGCAAATCATCGGACGACCGGTTGTGGTAAAATTAAATTCTGGAGTGGATTATCGAG GGGTCCTGGCTTGCCTGGATGGCTACATGAATATAGCCCTGGAGCAGACAGAAGAATATGTAAATGGACAACTGAAGAATAAGTATGGGGATGCATTTATCCGAGGAAACAATG tgttgTACATCAGTACACAGAAGAGACGGATGTGA